A window of the Streptomyces finlayi genome harbors these coding sequences:
- a CDS encoding HemK2/MTQ2 family protein methyltransferase, translating into MTVPDADTGIVEDLPWPGSVVRLPGVYGPQADSLLLAAAMRREGLRPGLEVLDLCTGSGLLALHAARLGARVTAVDISRRAVASARLNAALTRLPVSVHRGDLLSGLRGRLFDAVVSNPPYVPAPSVSPPRRGARRAWDAGLDGRIIVNRICDEAPAVLRSGGLMLIVQSALSAPDETVRRLARAGMRASVSDRLAIPFGPVTQERLGWLRARGLLSSHADREELVVIRARKH; encoded by the coding sequence GTGACCGTTCCAGATGCCGATACGGGGATCGTCGAGGATCTTCCGTGGCCCGGCAGCGTCGTGCGGCTGCCCGGGGTGTACGGGCCCCAGGCCGACAGCCTTCTCCTGGCCGCCGCGATGCGGCGTGAGGGCCTCCGGCCCGGGTTGGAGGTGCTCGACCTCTGCACGGGCAGCGGGCTCCTGGCGCTCCATGCCGCCCGGCTGGGCGCCCGGGTCACCGCTGTCGACATCAGCCGCCGTGCCGTGGCATCGGCCCGGCTGAACGCGGCCCTGACCCGGCTGCCCGTCTCCGTGCACCGCGGCGACCTGCTGTCCGGACTGCGGGGCCGTCTGTTCGACGCGGTCGTCAGTAACCCCCCGTACGTGCCCGCACCGAGCGTGTCACCGCCCCGGCGGGGTGCACGCCGCGCCTGGGACGCCGGGCTCGACGGGCGAATCATCGTGAACCGCATCTGCGACGAGGCTCCTGCCGTACTGCGGTCCGGAGGGCTGATGCTGATCGTGCAATCGGCCCTCAGCGCTCCCGACGAGACCGTGCGGCGGCTTGCGCGGGCCGGGATGCGGGCTTCCGTCAGCGACCGGCTGGCCATCCCCTTCGGGCCGGTGACCCAGGAGCGGCTCGGGTGGCTGCGCGCCCGGGGTTTGCTGTCGAGCCATGCGGACAGGGAGGAACTGGTGGTGATCCGTGCAAGGAAGCACTGA
- a CDS encoding carbohydrate ABC transporter permease — protein MSLDQMKRAPLPGRRFPGAGGRPSGGAAAARPKHSRRAGRWWTPWLFLAPAMLLFLYFKFIPMASALTMSFQEVQPYLGNRWVGTENYTTVLGSEGFRDAVWHTVVLAAGQTAGSMLLGLVLALLMEGQGRRLGFVRSAAFLPVVVPIAVVAELWRIMYHPTEDGMLNSLLGLVGSGPSGFINHPDTSLGSIMITGIWRGAPYDMMIFLAGLAGVDRGLYEAAKVDGASRLQRVWHVTVPGLRSVFTILFILAAIRGLRVFTEVFLLTNGGPDGSTEVVMTLIYKLGLEQNRLGVGAAGAVLLFIATLILTVFVHLVRRRESK, from the coding sequence ATGAGCCTCGACCAGATGAAGCGTGCCCCGCTCCCCGGACGGCGGTTCCCCGGAGCGGGGGGCCGCCCGTCCGGCGGGGCCGCCGCGGCCCGCCCGAAGCACAGCCGTCGGGCGGGCCGGTGGTGGACACCCTGGCTGTTCCTCGCTCCGGCCATGCTCCTCTTCCTGTACTTCAAGTTCATCCCCATGGCCAGCGCCCTGACGATGTCCTTCCAGGAGGTTCAGCCCTACCTCGGAAACCGGTGGGTCGGCACCGAGAACTACACCACCGTGCTCGGCTCCGAGGGTTTCCGCGACGCCGTCTGGCACACCGTCGTCCTCGCCGCCGGGCAGACCGCGGGCTCCATGCTCCTCGGCCTGGTGCTCGCCCTGCTGATGGAGGGGCAGGGGCGCCGGCTCGGCTTCGTACGCTCCGCGGCGTTCCTGCCGGTGGTGGTGCCGATCGCCGTCGTCGCCGAACTCTGGCGGATCATGTACCACCCGACCGAGGACGGGATGCTCAACTCCCTCCTGGGTCTGGTGGGTTCCGGCCCTTCCGGGTTCATCAACCATCCCGACACCTCGCTCGGTTCCATCATGATCACCGGAATCTGGCGGGGCGCCCCGTACGACATGATGATCTTCCTCGCAGGGCTCGCCGGTGTCGACCGCGGTCTGTACGAGGCCGCGAAGGTCGACGGAGCCTCCAGGCTGCAGCGCGTGTGGCACGTGACGGTGCCTGGACTGCGGTCGGTGTTCACCATCCTGTTCATCCTCGCGGCGATCCGCGGCCTGCGCGTGTTCACCGAGGTCTTCCTGCTGACCAACGGGGGCCCCGACGGCTCGACCGAAGTCGTCATGACCCTGATCTACAAACTCGGCCTCGAACAGAACCGGCTCGGCGTCGGCGCGGCGGGAGCCGTCCTGCTGTTCATCGCGACGCTGATCCTGACGGTCTTCGTCCACCTGGTACGAAGGAGGGAGAGCAAGTGA
- a CDS encoding carbohydrate ABC transporter permease, giving the protein MNAPNETALGLTEARSPAGRILKAVTYALVLIVFAGPLLALLVSAFGRVKDPTQLSVIPSGVTLDNFRIAFDQGVLAYLLNSFFVVGGGLLLQVAVSVMAGYALARKVFPGMALALVAILATLMLPEEILALPLSLILADLPVLHFNLIGTLAGMIVPLGAWGFSILVMTEFMKDVPRELEEAARIDGAGDLRIFAQIILPMCKPALGVIGVFGFTMIWDQYLLPLLVATDSSSYTLPLALRTLRIDPDVTPGVVMAASLLALLPSVIVFLFFQRSFVHGLSSGALKG; this is encoded by the coding sequence GTGAACGCCCCCAACGAGACGGCGCTCGGCCTGACCGAGGCCAGGAGCCCGGCCGGACGCATCCTGAAGGCCGTCACGTACGCCCTGGTCCTGATCGTCTTCGCCGGTCCGCTGCTGGCCCTGCTGGTCAGCGCCTTCGGCCGGGTCAAGGATCCGACCCAGCTGAGCGTCATCCCCTCCGGGGTCACCCTCGACAACTTCCGGATCGCGTTCGACCAGGGCGTCCTCGCGTACCTGCTGAACTCGTTCTTCGTGGTGGGCGGCGGGCTGCTCCTCCAGGTGGCCGTGTCCGTCATGGCCGGCTACGCCCTGGCCAGAAAGGTCTTCCCCGGGATGGCGCTGGCCCTCGTGGCGATCCTCGCGACGCTGATGCTGCCCGAGGAGATCCTGGCCCTCCCGCTGTCCCTGATCCTCGCCGACCTGCCGGTCCTCCACTTCAACCTGATCGGCACGCTCGCCGGGATGATCGTCCCGCTGGGCGCCTGGGGATTCTCCATCCTCGTGATGACCGAGTTCATGAAGGACGTACCCCGGGAACTCGAAGAGGCCGCCCGCATCGACGGGGCCGGCGACCTGCGCATCTTCGCCCAGATCATCCTGCCGATGTGCAAGCCGGCGCTGGGCGTCATCGGAGTCTTCGGCTTCACGATGATCTGGGACCAGTATCTGCTTCCCCTCCTCGTGGCCACCGACTCCTCCTCGTACACACTCCCGCTGGCGCTGCGGACGCTGCGGATCGACCCCGACGTCACGCCCGGAGTGGTGATGGCGGCCTCGCTGCTGGCGCTGCTCCCGTCCGTGATCGTCTTCCTGTTCTTCCAGCGTTCTTTCGTGCACGGCCTGTCCTCCGGCGCGCTGAAGGGCTGA
- a CDS encoding CDGSH iron-sulfur domain-containing protein codes for MQGSTEPPRRVAVEQDGPVLVDGPVEMTTAEGETVVSERFVVAICTCRRSRIHPWCDTSHRRRKPAVEDEDTAP; via the coding sequence GTGCAAGGAAGCACTGAACCGCCGCGTCGCGTAGCGGTGGAACAAGACGGCCCGGTCCTCGTGGACGGCCCGGTCGAAATGACGACGGCCGAGGGGGAGACCGTCGTCTCCGAGCGCTTCGTGGTGGCGATCTGTACCTGCCGTCGCAGTCGCATCCACCCGTGGTGCGACACCAGCCACCGCCGCCGTAAACCAGCCGTGGAAGATGAGGACACCGCACCGTGA
- a CDS encoding sugar ABC transporter substrate-binding protein, whose amino-acid sequence MQRSRWVGAGFLASALILTSCTSGPAGGDVEQDSKAPLELWTRTTPGGPGEKGTLALAAAFEKSTGYKVRVTAIFDDFETKVQQRAAQKNLPDIIMNDVTQLGAMHSQGLLREIDLDKIKDSGQLIEQGLKSGKSLDGKQFGLPYSAQATALLIRKDWREKLKLQAPRNWDDFTAMAEAFTTRDPDGDGKKNTFGLAAPLSTKRGYASWYFSNFLWAAGGDFIADAGNGTYKPSMTTKESVEAMQWFRDLGCTSKAIQPGAVTMDTPPTNETFESGRTGMFVVGPYLMPRFDEVLGKDKYEVVPMPKGPEDATVLAEGASVYLMAGSENRAGQDAFAGFAVSAEGQRTGMQGESGYTVQLPVNKTVDISKIRPDPRWRTYAEAYGSAGRYAPSIPNWTAVRQATAETVNALLADCELDTGSELRDLDKQLAGILEEQGIAAS is encoded by the coding sequence ATGCAGAGATCGCGGTGGGTCGGAGCGGGTTTTCTCGCGTCGGCGCTGATCCTCACCAGCTGTACGTCAGGTCCCGCCGGAGGGGACGTCGAGCAGGACTCCAAGGCGCCCCTCGAACTGTGGACCAGGACGACACCGGGCGGGCCGGGGGAGAAGGGCACACTCGCACTCGCCGCGGCCTTCGAGAAGTCCACCGGCTACAAGGTCCGGGTCACCGCGATATTCGACGACTTCGAGACCAAGGTGCAGCAGCGGGCCGCACAGAAGAACCTCCCGGACATCATCATGAACGACGTGACGCAGCTCGGCGCGATGCACAGCCAGGGCCTGCTCCGGGAGATCGACCTCGACAAGATCAAGGACAGCGGGCAGCTCATCGAGCAGGGCCTGAAGTCCGGAAAGAGCCTGGACGGGAAGCAGTTCGGCCTGCCGTACTCGGCGCAGGCCACCGCGCTCCTCATCCGCAAGGACTGGCGGGAGAAGCTGAAGCTCCAAGCGCCCCGGAACTGGGACGACTTCACCGCGATGGCCGAGGCGTTCACCACGAGGGACCCGGACGGCGACGGCAAGAAGAACACCTTCGGCCTGGCCGCGCCGCTGTCCACCAAGCGCGGATACGCATCCTGGTACTTCTCCAACTTCCTCTGGGCCGCTGGCGGTGACTTCATCGCCGATGCCGGGAACGGCACGTACAAGCCCTCGATGACGACGAAGGAGTCGGTCGAGGCCATGCAGTGGTTCCGCGACCTCGGCTGCACATCCAAGGCCATTCAGCCCGGCGCGGTCACCATGGACACCCCGCCCACGAACGAGACGTTCGAGTCGGGGCGGACCGGCATGTTCGTCGTCGGCCCGTATCTGATGCCCCGCTTCGACGAAGTCCTGGGCAAGGACAAGTACGAGGTCGTTCCGATGCCCAAGGGACCCGAGGACGCCACCGTGCTCGCCGAGGGGGCCTCCGTCTACCTGATGGCCGGCTCCGAGAACCGGGCGGGCCAGGACGCCTTCGCGGGCTTCGCCGTCTCCGCCGAGGGCCAACGGACCGGAATGCAGGGCGAGTCGGGCTACACCGTGCAGCTGCCCGTGAACAAGACCGTGGACATCTCCAAGATCCGCCCGGACCCCCGCTGGCGGACCTACGCCGAGGCATACGGCTCCGCCGGGCGGTACGCCCCCTCCATCCCGAACTGGACCGCGGTGCGGCAGGCGACCGCGGAGACCGTCAACGCGCTGCTGGCCGACTGCGAACTGGACACCGGCAGCGAGCTGCGCGACCTCGACAAGCAGCTCGCCGGCATTCTCGAGGAACAGGGAATCGCCGCGTCATGA
- a CDS encoding iron-containing redox enzyme family protein: MTDFPEAHVLRLAPEPALPQPRGELSGRVLVTLAGRPGASLPSDEEVRAADPYGDDLHLLLYVLYELHYRGFAGTDEALEWDPALLTVRAAAESTFLDALREGTAGGKDVAEAVDGLLLEPVGDDGHSVSHYLQRDGTLQQLREYAALRSLYHLKEADPHLWVVPRLRGRAKAAMIAVEFDEFGAGRAENIHAQLFADLMADLGLDTAYGGYLDIAPAEALATVNLMSLFGLHRRLRGALVGHFAAVEITSSPGSRRLAKALRRTGAGAAAQRFYDEHVEADAVHEQVVRHDVIGGLLEDEPGLAPDVVLGIEATGLLEDRLAGHLLANWRGGRTALRTELPAAR, encoded by the coding sequence GTGACGGATTTCCCCGAAGCGCACGTCCTGCGGCTCGCCCCGGAGCCGGCCCTTCCGCAGCCACGGGGTGAGCTCTCCGGGCGCGTTCTCGTCACCCTGGCGGGGCGGCCCGGTGCGTCGCTGCCGTCCGACGAGGAGGTCCGGGCCGCCGACCCGTACGGCGACGATCTGCACCTCCTGCTGTACGTCCTCTACGAACTCCATTACCGCGGTTTCGCGGGGACGGACGAGGCCCTGGAGTGGGATCCCGCGCTGCTGACGGTACGCGCCGCCGCCGAAAGCACCTTTCTGGACGCCCTGCGCGAAGGCACCGCGGGCGGAAAGGACGTGGCGGAGGCCGTGGACGGGCTGCTCCTGGAACCGGTCGGGGACGACGGCCACAGCGTCAGCCACTACCTCCAGCGGGACGGAACGCTCCAACAACTGCGCGAGTACGCGGCCTTGCGCTCGCTCTACCACCTCAAGGAGGCGGACCCGCACCTGTGGGTGGTGCCGAGGCTCCGAGGCCGGGCCAAAGCGGCCATGATCGCCGTCGAGTTCGACGAGTTCGGAGCCGGCCGCGCCGAGAACATCCACGCCCAGCTGTTCGCCGACCTGATGGCGGACCTCGGGCTGGACACGGCGTACGGCGGCTATCTCGACATCGCGCCCGCCGAAGCCCTGGCCACCGTGAACCTGATGTCCCTGTTCGGACTGCACCGGCGTCTGCGCGGGGCGCTGGTCGGGCATTTCGCCGCAGTGGAGATCACCTCGTCACCGGGCTCCAGGCGGCTGGCGAAGGCCCTGCGCCGAACCGGAGCCGGCGCCGCCGCTCAACGGTTCTACGACGAGCACGTCGAGGCCGACGCGGTGCATGAACAGGTGGTCCGCCACGACGTGATCGGGGGACTGCTGGAGGACGAGCCGGGGCTCGCCCCGGACGTCGTCCTGGGCATCGAGGCCACCGGGCTGCTGGAGGACCGGCTGGCCGGGCATCTGCTGGCGAACTGGCGCGGCGGCCGCACAGCACTGCGTACGGAACTTCCCGCCGCCCGCTGA
- a CDS encoding polysaccharide lyase 6 family protein — protein sequence MQRRTFLTGTVLGTALAAVPLGTLRTAGAAETHRAATATVSSLNDLQNAIDSAVPGARIVLADGTYTVPSGSSIRVTGRNGTQSAPITITSASRGGAVLRGERGFVFSGSSNITVSGFAFRQSTTVEVPADCSGIRLTRNDFQLADIEGLHWVMVRADDSKIDRNHFHGKTTLGVYLGVEGAGSTAMAQRVHIFRNHFSDHSFAGANGGEPIRLGVSPRALSGARAVVEYNLFERCDGDPEAISVKSSDNIVRHNTIRDSLGGIVLRHGNRTRVESNYVLGGKEGLRLYGNDHLVVNNYLAGLSGRAMVIGSGSTRDHHSGETAEQRRGNDACDRAVIVHNTLFRNAQSLSGETRVHEPTGVVVADNLLVGEAGSLVAMGATTGFTWRSNILWGSAADGNIPAGSYTRVDPGLREQSDGVFRLSAGSPAIGRATWGSPGVTDDIDGHPRGSARDIGADEYATSAPLRRPLTPTDVGPNAS from the coding sequence ATGCAACGCCGCACGTTCCTCACCGGCACCGTCCTGGGTACGGCGCTCGCCGCCGTGCCGCTCGGCACCCTGCGCACCGCCGGCGCAGCCGAGACCCACCGGGCCGCCACGGCGACGGTCAGCTCCCTGAACGACCTCCAGAACGCGATCGACAGCGCGGTGCCCGGCGCCAGGATCGTCCTCGCCGACGGCACCTACACCGTCCCGTCCGGCTCCTCCATCAGGGTCACGGGCAGGAACGGTACGCAGTCCGCACCCATCACCATCACGTCCGCGTCACGCGGCGGGGCGGTACTCCGCGGCGAGCGCGGCTTCGTCTTCAGCGGCTCCAGCAACATCACCGTCAGCGGCTTCGCCTTCCGGCAGAGCACCACTGTGGAAGTGCCGGCCGACTGCTCGGGCATCCGGCTGACCCGCAACGACTTCCAGCTCGCCGACATCGAGGGACTGCACTGGGTCATGGTGCGCGCGGACGACAGCAAGATCGACCGCAACCACTTCCACGGCAAGACCACGCTCGGTGTCTACCTGGGAGTGGAGGGCGCGGGCAGCACCGCCATGGCCCAGCGCGTGCACATCTTCAGGAACCACTTCTCCGACCACAGCTTCGCCGGCGCCAACGGAGGGGAGCCGATCCGTCTCGGCGTCAGCCCGCGGGCCCTGTCCGGCGCCCGCGCGGTCGTGGAGTACAACCTCTTCGAGCGCTGCGACGGAGATCCCGAAGCCATCTCGGTGAAGTCCTCGGACAACATCGTCCGCCACAACACGATCCGCGACAGCCTTGGTGGCATCGTCCTGCGCCACGGCAACCGCACGAGGGTGGAGAGCAACTACGTACTCGGCGGCAAGGAGGGGCTGCGCCTGTACGGCAACGACCATCTGGTCGTCAACAACTATCTGGCCGGTCTGTCCGGGCGTGCGATGGTGATCGGAAGCGGCAGCACGCGCGACCACCACTCAGGCGAGACGGCCGAGCAGCGGCGCGGCAACGATGCGTGCGACCGGGCGGTGATCGTGCACAACACCCTGTTCCGCAACGCCCAGTCGCTGTCGGGCGAGACACGCGTGCACGAGCCCACGGGGGTGGTCGTCGCCGACAACCTCCTGGTCGGCGAGGCAGGCAGTCTGGTAGCGATGGGGGCGACCACCGGCTTCACCTGGCGGAGCAACATCCTGTGGGGCTCGGCCGCCGACGGCAACATCCCCGCCGGGAGCTACACGCGCGTCGACCCGGGCCTTCGGGAGCAGTCCGACGGAGTGTTCCGACTGTCGGCGGGCAGCCCCGCCATCGGCAGGGCCACGTGGGGGAGCCCGGGTGTGACCGACGACATCGACGGTCACCCGCGCGGCAGCGCACGCGACATCGGCGCCGACGAGTACGCGACGTCCGCGCCCCTGCGCCGCCCCCTCACGCCGACGGACGTGGGTCCGAACGCGTCGTGA
- a CDS encoding SDR family oxidoreductase, whose amino-acid sequence MAAGQHVLRGRTAVVTGAARGVGAALARELANRGARVALLGLEEEALAGVAATLPTETLYRHVDVTDDTAMAEAAEEVRRRLGDASVVVANAGVAEGGPFLDSDPATWRRVIEVNLVGSAVTARTFLPQLLGTRGYYLQIASLASIGAAPMMSAYCASKAGVESFAQSLRAELDTRGVGVGAAYINWTDTDLIRDADQHAVLRELRAHMPPPARKIYPARQVAATLVTAVERRAPTVYVPRWLRGVQVVRAALPALVVRYARQELTRSEFAPTGLLGAGGRAAQEQH is encoded by the coding sequence ATGGCCGCTGGGCAGCACGTGCTGAGAGGCCGCACCGCCGTGGTGACCGGCGCCGCGCGCGGTGTGGGAGCGGCCCTGGCCCGAGAACTCGCGAACCGGGGTGCCCGGGTGGCCCTGCTCGGGCTGGAGGAGGAAGCCCTCGCCGGCGTGGCTGCCACCCTGCCGACCGAGACGCTGTACCGGCACGTCGACGTCACGGACGACACGGCGATGGCCGAGGCCGCCGAAGAGGTGCGCCGCCGCCTGGGCGACGCCTCCGTGGTGGTGGCCAACGCGGGGGTCGCCGAGGGTGGCCCCTTCCTGGACTCCGACCCAGCCACCTGGCGTCGGGTGATCGAGGTCAACCTGGTGGGAAGCGCGGTCACGGCGCGCACCTTCCTGCCCCAGCTCCTCGGCACGCGGGGCTACTACCTCCAGATCGCGTCCCTCGCCTCGATCGGTGCCGCGCCGATGATGAGCGCCTACTGCGCCTCGAAGGCCGGAGTGGAGTCCTTCGCCCAGTCGCTGCGCGCCGAACTCGACACGCGTGGCGTCGGGGTGGGGGCGGCCTACATCAACTGGACCGACACCGACCTGATCCGGGACGCCGACCAGCACGCGGTGCTGCGTGAACTGCGCGCCCACATGCCTCCGCCCGCCCGGAAGATCTACCCCGCCCGGCAGGTGGCCGCCACCCTGGTCACAGCGGTGGAGCGGCGCGCGCCCACCGTCTACGTACCGCGGTGGCTACGTGGCGTGCAGGTGGTGCGGGCGGCCCTGCCCGCGCTGGTCGTCCGTTACGCGCGACAGGAGCTGACACGCTCGGAGTTCGCTCCGACGGGACTGCTCGGAGCGGGCGGACGCGCGGCGCAGGAGCAGCACTGA
- a CDS encoding alpha-L-fucosidase has product MTPTADPRPAPLPAPVSAATPGQNATPGHGTAPATGPDPTWFTTDRFGMFVHWGLYSLAARHEWVKYREELTDEQYQVYFDHFDPDRYDPVQWARTAKAAGMRYVVLTTKHHDGFCLWDSALTDYKVTNTPHGRDLVGPFVRACRAEGLKVGFYYSLIDWHHPSFPVDGNHPQRDDEEFKAATADRDIRDYQRYLHGQVRELLTDFGPVDYLFFDFSYAGRHWWGGKGPDDWDSPKLLEMIRDLQPHVLVNDRTGIPGDFVTPEQYQPSGPMTRNGQPVIWEACQTLNGSWGYDRDNLDHKSADLLVRMLVDGVSKGGNLLLNVGPTGRGDLDPRAVAALGELGRWTDLHERSVRGCGPSTYTAPVDCRYTQRGDRLYVHLFSWPLRHLHLPGLAGRVRYAQLLNDASEITRTEIAPGEPVLNTQMGGQPAGTLTLQLPVQRPDTPVPVIELFLDTPSGS; this is encoded by the coding sequence GTGACTCCGACCGCTGACCCCCGACCGGCGCCGCTGCCCGCCCCCGTATCCGCCGCCACCCCGGGCCAGAACGCCACCCCGGGCCACGGCACCGCCCCGGCCACCGGTCCGGACCCGACGTGGTTCACCACCGACCGGTTCGGCATGTTCGTCCACTGGGGTCTGTATTCCCTCGCCGCCCGGCACGAGTGGGTCAAGTACCGGGAGGAACTGACCGACGAGCAGTACCAGGTCTACTTCGACCACTTCGATCCCGACCGCTACGACCCGGTCCAGTGGGCGAGAACGGCCAAGGCGGCCGGGATGCGGTACGTCGTACTGACCACCAAGCACCATGACGGCTTCTGCCTGTGGGACAGCGCGCTCACCGACTACAAGGTCACCAACACCCCGCACGGCCGCGACCTCGTCGGACCGTTCGTGCGGGCGTGCCGTGCCGAAGGGCTCAAGGTCGGCTTCTACTACTCGCTGATCGACTGGCACCACCCCTCCTTCCCCGTGGACGGCAACCACCCGCAGCGAGACGACGAGGAGTTCAAGGCCGCCACCGCCGACCGTGACATCCGGGACTACCAGCGGTATCTGCACGGCCAGGTACGCGAGTTGCTCACGGATTTCGGACCCGTCGACTACCTGTTCTTCGACTTCTCCTACGCAGGACGCCACTGGTGGGGCGGCAAGGGCCCCGACGACTGGGACTCGCCGAAGCTCCTGGAGATGATCCGCGACCTCCAGCCGCACGTCCTCGTCAACGACCGGACCGGAATCCCCGGCGACTTCGTCACCCCCGAGCAGTACCAGCCGTCCGGCCCGATGACCAGGAACGGGCAGCCCGTCATCTGGGAGGCGTGCCAGACGCTCAACGGCAGCTGGGGCTACGACCGCGACAACCTCGACCACAAGAGCGCCGACCTCCTGGTCCGGATGCTCGTCGACGGGGTGTCCAAGGGCGGCAACCTGCTGCTCAACGTCGGCCCCACCGGCCGCGGCGACCTCGACCCGCGCGCCGTCGCCGCCCTCGGCGAACTGGGCCGGTGGACGGACCTGCACGAGCGATCGGTCCGGGGCTGCGGCCCGTCCACGTACACCGCCCCCGTCGACTGCCGCTACACGCAGCGCGGAGACCGGCTCTACGTCCACCTGTTCTCCTGGCCGCTGCGCCATCTGCACCTGCCGGGCCTCGCGGGACGGGTGCGGTACGCCCAACTCCTCAACGACGCCTCCGAGATCACCCGGACCGAGATCGCCCCGGGCGAGCCCGTGCTCAACACCCAGATGGGCGGGCAGCCCGCCGGCACGCTCACACTCCAGCTCCCCGTGCAACGCCCGGACACTCCCGTGCCCGTCATCGAACTGTTCCTGGACACCCCGTCCGGCAGCTGA
- a CDS encoding sugar phosphate isomerase/epimerase family protein, with translation MSAPLTAPRPGLCSVTFRRLPASEVARRASEAGLEVIEWGADVHAPAREPDTVRAVREASERYGLTCCSYGSYFRAGPGELAGFPALARAAVLLGAPRMRVWAGGAGSRSTSRDERRGVVTRLREAAVIAADHGVGLALEFHAKTLTDTAASTVRLLDEVDADNLRTYWQPPLDAPDEAALAGLAELGDRVDGVHVFSWWPGNHRLPLAAREDLWTRVFAALGARQLRPDALLEFVPGDDPALLAREAATLRRATSHRAHTAERPSGLAR, from the coding sequence GTGAGCGCTCCCCTGACCGCGCCCCGGCCGGGGCTGTGCTCCGTCACCTTCCGGCGGCTGCCCGCCTCCGAGGTCGCACGACGGGCCTCGGAGGCGGGCCTCGAAGTGATCGAGTGGGGAGCGGACGTCCACGCGCCCGCACGCGAACCGGACACGGTCCGCGCGGTCCGTGAGGCTTCGGAACGGTACGGCCTCACCTGCTGCTCGTACGGTTCCTACTTCCGCGCCGGTCCGGGCGAACTGGCCGGGTTCCCCGCGCTCGCCCGCGCCGCGGTGCTCCTCGGAGCACCGCGGATGCGGGTCTGGGCAGGCGGCGCCGGATCACGGTCCACCTCGCGCGACGAGCGCCGCGGAGTCGTGACACGCCTGCGGGAGGCGGCCGTGATCGCGGCGGACCACGGCGTCGGGCTCGCCCTGGAGTTCCACGCGAAGACGCTGACGGACACCGCCGCCTCGACCGTCCGGCTGCTGGACGAGGTGGACGCGGACAACCTCCGTACCTACTGGCAGCCACCGCTCGACGCTCCCGACGAGGCCGCGCTGGCGGGGCTCGCCGAACTCGGCGACCGGGTCGACGGGGTCCACGTCTTCTCCTGGTGGCCCGGAAATCACCGGCTGCCGCTGGCAGCCCGCGAGGATCTGTGGACGAGGGTCTTCGCAGCGCTCGGCGCACGGCAGCTGCGACCGGACGCGCTCCTGGAGTTCGTGCCGGGCGACGACCCCGCCCTGCTGGCACGCGAGGCAGCCACACTGCGGCGTGCTACGTCTCATCGGGCACACACTGCGGAACGGCCGTCCGGGCTCGCGCGTTGA
- a CDS encoding SGNH/GDSL hydrolase family protein yields MLLTADDKILFIGDSITDAGRDHTDPASLGNGYVREIARALDTGVGPGTTVINQGISGHRVYDLESRWTTDVIDQRPTVVTVKIGINDTWRRYDSGLLSPVDEFEACLDRLLSRTTRDLAARLLVITPFLLPVLPGQEAWHEDLSPRTEAVLRVARAHGAHLVRADLLLPRAAEERGPAALAPDGVHPSPQGHQLLADAWLTTVGSAIPSHELRIQG; encoded by the coding sequence ATGCTCCTCACAGCAGACGACAAGATCCTGTTCATCGGTGACTCCATCACCGATGCGGGCCGCGACCACACGGACCCGGCCTCGCTCGGCAACGGATACGTCCGCGAGATCGCCCGGGCGCTGGACACCGGAGTGGGCCCCGGCACCACGGTCATCAATCAGGGCATCAGCGGCCACCGTGTGTACGACCTCGAATCCCGCTGGACCACGGATGTCATCGACCAGCGGCCCACCGTGGTCACGGTCAAGATCGGCATCAACGACACGTGGCGGCGCTACGACAGCGGACTCCTCAGCCCGGTCGACGAGTTCGAGGCCTGCCTCGACCGCCTTCTCTCCCGCACCACCCGGGACCTGGCGGCCCGACTGCTCGTCATCACGCCCTTCCTGCTCCCGGTCCTCCCGGGCCAGGAAGCCTGGCACGAGGACCTGTCGCCCCGCACCGAGGCCGTCCTGCGCGTGGCGCGGGCGCACGGCGCGCACCTGGTCCGCGCGGACCTGCTCCTGCCCCGGGCCGCCGAGGAACGCGGCCCTGCGGCACTCGCCCCGGACGGAGTCCACCCGAGCCCGCAGGGCCATCAACTGCTCGCCGACGCCTGGCTCACCACGGTCGGTTCCGCGATTCCCTCTCATGAGCTCCGCATTCAGGGGTAG